ACATCCGCCTGGCCGGCCCGTGGCGGCTGCCCGAGCCGATGATGATGCTGCGCGAAGATGCGGCCCGCGGTCATGCCGGCCAATGGCTGTTCGATCGCGCCCGGCTCGCGGGCGACACCAAGGCCGGGGAACTGGCCGTGGTGGCCAGCGCGGCAATCGGCATGAGCGAACGCAACCGGCGGCAGGTGATTGAAGCCCTGATCGATCAGGTGGCCGAACAGGCCGCCGCGCATCCGCTGCGGCTGCCGCCGATGCCCGAGGTGGCAGCGGCCGAACTGTTCATTGAAAAGCGCGCGACGTTTGCAGCGGTGCCGGGCCTGACCCGCCCGCTGAACTCCACGCCATGGCCCACGCTGGCATTGGCGGGCGACTGGACGGACACCGGCTATCCCGGCGTGCTGGAAGGCGCGGTGCGCAGCGGCCTGCAGGCGGCTCGCGTGCTCAATCCGCGTTCGGACTAGAAAGATCAGGCGGGCAGGCAGCCCGCCCTTTGCGCACAGGTCAGGCCGGCTTTGTGCCGAACTGGTCGGCCTGGCGCGGGTCTGCCGCTGCCAGGTCGTAGCCGATCTGCCCGGCGACCTCGCGCAGGATGTTCTGCGCAAGATTGAAGGCCGTGTTGGCCGCCGGCACGCCCGCATAGATTGCGTTCTGCAGCAGCACTTCCTTGAGTTCGTCCGGCGTCAGGCGCGAGGCATCCTGTGCCGTCAAGGCGGCGCGCACGTGCAATTCAAATTCTTCCCAACGGCCCAGCGACAACGTCACCGCCAGCACCATCATGCGGCGCGCCTTGTGCGGCAGGCCGGGACGGCTCCAGATATCGTGCCAGGCATAACGCGTGATCATGTTCTGGTAGTCGGCCGTGAACGTGGTGGCGCGATCCAGCGAGCGCTGCACCCATTCATCGCCCAGCACGGCGCGGCGGTTTTCCAGGCCGCGCTCGAAATCGTCTTCCCGGCTCATCTGGTCAATCTCCATTCGGATCGGGGGCTGGCGCGCGCAAACGATGCCGCGCCCTCCCCCGAAGGATCAATTCACCTGGATGTTATTGGTTTTCACGACCTCGGCCCAGCGAGTCTGTTCCGCGTCGACA
The DNA window shown above is from Achromobacter spanius and carries:
- a CDS encoding carboxymuconolactone decarboxylase family protein, with protein sequence MSREDDFERGLENRRAVLGDEWVQRSLDRATTFTADYQNMITRYAWHDIWSRPGLPHKARRMMVLAVTLSLGRWEEFELHVRAALTAQDASRLTPDELKEVLLQNAIYAGVPAANTAFNLAQNILREVAGQIGYDLAAADPRQADQFGTKPA